A genome region from Natranaeroarchaeum sulfidigenes includes the following:
- a CDS encoding NAD(P)/FAD-dependent oxidoreductase, whose product MTEIGIVGAGAAAAATAYVIDGARPNADVTILEKSRGVCGRAATRRRDEITYDYGANYVKSDDERVVELLTETLDDEGLVDVTEPIWTFTGDGEISEGRDADEHKWTYRAGLTQIAKRLLRETNATIHLETRAETLSRDDDGWQVTDADGKSWGPFDALVLNPPAPQTADLLDDADWDEDVRADLLDAVRDVDYSSVWTALLHYPFEIDRPYYALINTDREHEIGWVAREECKPGHVPDGESLLVVQAGHEWSADNYDEPADRNVAKLTERTAELFDDERLADPDWTDYQGWRYALPEEGVHGGPVQSAEDHDLYCVGDWVAGEGRVHAALRNGLDTGERIVYRV is encoded by the coding sequence ATGACTGAGATTGGAATCGTCGGCGCTGGCGCGGCGGCCGCGGCGACGGCGTACGTGATCGACGGTGCACGACCCAATGCAGACGTAACGATCCTCGAGAAGTCCCGTGGCGTCTGTGGCCGCGCGGCGACGCGCCGCCGTGACGAAATCACGTACGACTACGGCGCGAACTACGTTAAATCAGACGACGAACGCGTCGTCGAACTCCTGACAGAGACGCTCGACGACGAGGGGCTGGTCGACGTCACCGAACCCATCTGGACGTTCACCGGGGACGGAGAGATCTCGGAGGGTCGAGACGCTGACGAGCACAAGTGGACCTACCGGGCCGGACTGACACAGATCGCGAAGCGACTGCTCCGTGAGACCAACGCGACGATCCACCTCGAGACGCGTGCGGAGACGCTCAGTCGCGACGACGATGGATGGCAAGTCACCGACGCGGACGGCAAGTCCTGGGGGCCGTTCGACGCTCTCGTACTGAACCCGCCAGCACCACAGACCGCGGACCTGCTGGACGATGCCGACTGGGACGAGGATGTCCGCGCCGATCTCCTCGATGCGGTCCGCGACGTCGACTACAGTTCCGTCTGGACCGCCCTCCTGCACTACCCCTTCGAGATCGACCGCCCCTACTACGCGCTCATCAACACCGACAGGGAGCACGAGATCGGCTGGGTCGCCCGCGAGGAGTGCAAGCCGGGCCACGTCCCCGACGGCGAGTCACTGCTCGTCGTTCAGGCTGGCCACGAGTGGTCAGCCGACAACTACGACGAACCGGCTGATCGGAACGTCGCGAAGCTGACAGAGCGGACGGCCGAGCTGTTCGATGACGAACGACTCGCGGACCCCGACTGGACTGACTACCAGGGGTGGCGGTACGCACTGCCCGAGGAGGGCGTTCACGGCGGCCCGGTCCAGTCGGCCGAAGACCACGACCTCTACTGTGTCGGTGACTGGGTTGCCGGCGAGGGTCGGGTGCATGCCGCCCTGCGAAATGGACTGGATACCGGCGAGCGAATCGTTTACAGGGTCTGA
- a CDS encoding GNAT family N-acetyltransferase gives MYVRDAKNREEVWLLDHIEAMGLDETAFRSRDYVIALDEQSGTKAGFGRIRIHRTEDDELCELTSIGVLDGWRGQGVGAHVVERLIEHARDEGFEHVYSLTDEPGYLTQFGFRGISTDELPTKLQDRLDAKRDNIAPDAVPLAIEIGEFEMPPRLRERFKTAREDGADEPDDAEEPAEDFGIDPETATYKYDTS, from the coding sequence ATGTACGTCCGGGACGCGAAAAACCGAGAGGAAGTCTGGCTACTGGACCACATCGAGGCGATGGGGCTGGACGAGACGGCGTTTCGTTCGCGTGATTACGTCATCGCGCTCGACGAACAGTCCGGGACGAAAGCGGGCTTCGGTCGGATCCGAATCCACCGGACCGAAGACGACGAACTCTGCGAGCTAACGAGCATCGGCGTCCTCGATGGCTGGCGTGGACAGGGCGTCGGCGCACACGTGGTCGAACGCCTCATCGAACACGCACGCGATGAGGGGTTCGAGCACGTCTACAGCCTCACCGACGAGCCGGGCTATCTCACCCAGTTTGGCTTCCGGGGGATCTCGACCGACGAGCTCCCGACAAAGCTACAGGATCGTTTGGACGCCAAGCGTGACAACATCGCTCCCGATGCCGTCCCACTGGCGATCGAAATTGGCGAGTTCGAGATGCCACCGCGACTTCGCGAGCGGTTCAAGACCGCGCGAGAAGACGGTGCTGACGAGCCTGACGACGCCGAAGAGCCAGCCGAGGACTTCGGTATCGATCCCGAGACTGCGACGTACAAGTACGATACGAGTTGA
- a CDS encoding acyl-CoA mutase large subunit family protein — protein sequence MFDPEELEAIRSGKDEWEREQVEPTLDRFGERKQGFTTDTGGQTVDRLYTPADLADHDYDEDLGFPAEEPYTRGVYPTMYRGRLWTMRQYAGMGTAEETNERFHYLLDQGQTGLSMAFDLPTQMGYDSDNPMAQGEVGKSGVAIDSLRDFETVFDGIPLDGVSTSMTINAPASVLLAMYIALGDRQGVPREQLRGTIQNDVLKEYIARNTYIYPPEPSMRLITDIFEFCAEEVPNFNTISISGYHVREAGATAAQELAFTLGNGIEYVQAAVDTGLDVDEFAPQLSFFFAAHNNILEEVAKFRAARRMWATIMDEQFGAEKAASKQLKFHTQTAGSTLTAQQVDNNVVRVAYQALAAVLGGTQSLHTNGKDEALALPTEDSVRTALRTQQILAHESGAADTVDPLGGSYYVESLTDELEAEALEILDSVDERGGMLRAIEEQWVQRQIQNVAYDRQQETESGERIVVGVNEFEIDEDGQAMDLEEVTEEDERRQQERLASVREQRDEDAVEAALDTLRETAQSEDNLLPPMIEAVKAYATVGEICDVLREEFGEYRGAGAL from the coding sequence ATGTTCGACCCCGAGGAGCTGGAGGCGATCCGCTCAGGAAAGGACGAGTGGGAACGCGAGCAGGTCGAGCCGACGCTTGACCGCTTCGGAGAGCGTAAACAGGGGTTCACTACGGATACTGGGGGACAGACGGTCGACCGACTCTACACGCCCGCGGATCTCGCCGATCACGACTACGACGAGGACCTCGGCTTTCCGGCAGAAGAGCCGTACACCCGGGGCGTCTACCCGACGATGTACCGTGGACGGCTCTGGACGATGCGCCAGTACGCAGGAATGGGAACGGCCGAGGAGACCAACGAGCGGTTTCACTATCTGCTCGACCAGGGCCAGACGGGTCTCTCGATGGCGTTTGACCTGCCGACCCAGATGGGCTACGACTCCGATAACCCGATGGCACAGGGGGAGGTCGGCAAATCCGGCGTCGCGATCGACTCGTTGCGGGATTTCGAGACCGTCTTCGACGGTATCCCGCTTGATGGCGTCTCGACGAGTATGACGATCAACGCCCCCGCGTCGGTGCTGCTCGCGATGTACATCGCGCTCGGTGACCGACAGGGGGTCCCCCGCGAGCAGCTCCGCGGGACGATTCAAAACGACGTGCTCAAAGAGTATATCGCCCGGAACACCTACATCTACCCGCCCGAACCCTCGATGCGGCTCATCACGGATATCTTCGAGTTCTGTGCCGAGGAGGTGCCGAACTTCAATACGATATCGATCTCCGGCTATCACGTCCGGGAGGCGGGGGCAACAGCCGCCCAGGAACTCGCGTTCACTCTCGGGAACGGGATCGAGTACGTGCAGGCCGCGGTCGACACCGGCCTCGACGTCGACGAGTTTGCGCCACAGCTATCCTTCTTTTTCGCCGCCCACAACAACATCCTCGAAGAGGTCGCGAAGTTTCGCGCCGCCCGCCGGATGTGGGCGACGATTATGGACGAACAGTTCGGGGCCGAGAAAGCAGCCTCGAAGCAGTTGAAGTTCCACACCCAGACCGCTGGCTCGACGCTAACCGCACAGCAGGTCGACAACAACGTTGTACGGGTAGCCTATCAGGCGCTTGCCGCAGTACTCGGCGGGACCCAGAGTCTGCACACGAACGGCAAAGACGAGGCGCTTGCACTCCCGACCGAGGACTCGGTCCGGACAGCATTACGAACCCAGCAAATCCTCGCCCACGAGTCGGGTGCCGCGGATACTGTCGACCCGCTCGGCGGGAGTTACTATGTCGAGTCGCTGACCGACGAACTCGAAGCCGAAGCGCTGGAGATCCTCGACTCAGTGGACGAGCGCGGCGGGATGCTCCGGGCAATCGAGGAGCAGTGGGTCCAGCGCCAGATCCAGAATGTCGCCTACGACCGCCAGCAAGAGACGGAGTCGGGCGAGCGGATTGTCGTCGGTGTCAACGAGTTCGAGATCGACGAGGACGGACAGGCGATGGACCTGGAGGAGGTTACCGAGGAAGACGAGCGTCGGCAGCAAGAGCGTCTGGCGTCGGTCCGCGAGCAGCGCGACGAAGATGCCGTCGAGGCCGCGCTCGACACGCTTCGGGAGACGGCACAGAGCGAAGACAACCTGCTTCCGCCGATGATCGAGGCGGTCAAAGCCTATGCAACGGTCGGCGAGATCTGTGACGTCCTTCGCGAGGAGTTCGGCGAGTACCGCGGCGCTGGCGCTCTCTGA
- a CDS encoding ferritin-like domain-containing protein, protein MSQDTSGDDGEPIDRTNNTRRQVIAGSAGAIGGFALGSTFGVGSAFADEHGDDEAEMPDDVPPEAVENEFEDDIEILNFALTLELLEADFYRQGLDNLDSEELINTVLDNVSHDKRPDTGSIATFHDKLQDQLFDELETIRDHEIDHAETLTATIEEFGGEPVEEPEFEFGEAVEDPAAFIATGVALEDTGVSAYAGAAPFIENEDVVPPALSIHSVEARHASFLRVLNAETGFPTPYDQPRSRSEVLDIASDFIVD, encoded by the coding sequence GTGTCGCAAGATACCAGCGGTGACGACGGCGAACCGATCGATCGGACGAACAACACACGACGACAGGTCATAGCGGGGTCGGCCGGTGCGATTGGCGGATTCGCGCTCGGTAGTACCTTCGGTGTCGGCTCCGCGTTTGCCGACGAGCACGGTGACGATGAAGCGGAGATGCCCGACGATGTCCCGCCCGAAGCGGTCGAAAACGAGTTCGAGGACGACATCGAGATCCTCAACTTCGCGTTGACACTCGAGTTGCTCGAAGCTGATTTCTACCGGCAGGGTCTCGACAACCTCGACAGTGAGGAGCTGATTAATACCGTTCTCGATAACGTCAGCCACGACAAGCGTCCTGACACGGGCTCTATCGCGACGTTCCACGACAAGCTCCAGGATCAGCTGTTCGATGAGCTCGAGACGATCAGGGATCACGAGATCGATCACGCGGAGACGCTCACGGCCACGATCGAGGAGTTCGGCGGCGAGCCCGTCGAAGAACCGGAGTTCGAGTTCGGTGAGGCTGTCGAGGACCCGGCCGCGTTCATCGCGACCGGTGTGGCACTCGAAGACACGGGCGTATCCGCCTACGCGGGGGCGGCCCCGTTCATCGAGAACGAGGATGTCGTCCCGCCCGCGCTCAGCATTCACAGTGTCGAGGCACGCCACGCCTCGTTCCTCCGGGTGCTCAACGCCGAAACGGGCTTCCCCACGCCGTACGATCAGCCCCGGTCCCGATCGGAAGTCCTCGACATCGCGTCGGATTTCATCGTCGACTGA
- a CDS encoding cold-shock protein — protein MAEGTVDFFNDTGGYGFISTDSDDVDDDEDVFFHMEDVGGPDLEEGQDVEFDIESSPKGPRATNLVRL, from the coding sequence ATGGCAGAAGGTACGGTCGACTTCTTTAACGACACAGGCGGTTACGGTTTCATTTCGACAGACAGCGACGACGTCGATGACGACGAAGACGTCTTCTTCCACATGGAAGATGTCGGCGGTCCCGACCTCGAAGAGGGGCAGGACGTCGAGTTCGATATTGAATCATCCCCCAAGGGACCCCGCGCGACGAACCTCGTCCGACTATAA
- a CDS encoding DUF7571 family protein — MKPCHSCQAVIDEYILDKQLEPLRELTVDDFNLCAECVTVVDNECIECGGAVYVPDGETESPDYCPACRAEMIDRTGQDPGWRATRISG, encoded by the coding sequence ATGAAACCGTGCCACAGCTGTCAGGCGGTCATCGACGAGTACATATTGGACAAACAACTCGAACCCCTGCGCGAACTCACAGTCGACGACTTCAACCTCTGTGCGGAGTGTGTAACAGTCGTCGACAACGAGTGTATCGAATGTGGCGGCGCGGTCTACGTTCCCGACGGCGAAACGGAGAGTCCGGACTACTGCCCGGCCTGCCGGGCCGAGATGATCGACCGGACGGGCCAGGATCCCGGCTGGCGGGCGACCCGGATCTCCGGCTGA
- the ndk gene encoding nucleoside-diphosphate kinase has protein sequence MSDQRERTFVMIKPDAFQRGLVSEIIGRFEDRGLKLVGAKVTRLSREQAEDHYGEHEDKPFFDDLVEFITSGPVVPMVWEGEDATRQVRQMIGATDPAEAAPGTIRGDYAVDLGRNVVHASDHEDEGANEREIALFFDDDELVEYDFHESTWLYE, from the coding sequence TCGTCATGATCAAGCCGGACGCCTTCCAGCGAGGGCTCGTCAGCGAGATCATCGGCCGGTTCGAGGACCGAGGGCTGAAGCTCGTGGGGGCGAAAGTCACTCGACTCTCCCGTGAGCAGGCCGAAGACCACTACGGCGAACACGAGGACAAACCCTTCTTCGACGACCTCGTTGAGTTCATCACGTCCGGCCCCGTCGTCCCGATGGTCTGGGAGGGCGAGGACGCGACGCGACAGGTCCGGCAGATGATCGGCGCGACCGATCCCGCCGAGGCCGCGCCCGGAACGATCCGTGGCGACTACGCCGTCGACCTCGGGCGCAACGTGGTCCACGCGTCCGATCACGAGGACGAAGGTGCTAACGAACGCGAGATCGCGCTGTTCTTCGACGACGACGAACTTGTCGAGTACGACTTCCACGAGTCGACCTGGCTCTACGAGTAA